The genomic DNA CAGTGAAATAGTACTGTGCTCAGCATGGAATGAAACTAGTTTTAAAATGGGGGGAATGTATTTGTAGGCACAGCACTAGCTATCCATATGTGCTACAAGAAATAAGACTCTGCATGTTTACTTTTGTCTTGCAGGATGAAATATGCACAGTATGTTTTCCTGGCATTGCTCTTCTCCACTGTTGAATATAGCCTAGCTCAGACCTGTACAGTGGAGTCTTTCTCTGTGAAAGACAATTTTGATCCAAAGAGGGTAATTATGACTACTTCATCTACTAAACACAATATACCAGGAGAAGCTTCACTGTATAAACTGGTTTTCCAGTGTATTAATCTAAACTTTGTCACTAGAATgttatctttttatatatactgTCTCTGGAACACTGTTTCTGCAGTTCACTCTTTTTGCTAGTGTTTAACCTGATGGACGTTATGGTAACACTGACCACAGAAATGTTGGGGATGCTAGACTATTATATTTGATGTAATCTTCTATTAGCTCAAGTTCAGATTGGCTCTCAGTTTTGGGGAATCCATGAATGGAACACTTTTTAGATTATCAGTAGAGGGAAAGGTCAAACAAGTACCCTGGAGGACTTACATCCACTGCTGTCCATTCTTGGGAGTCAGGTCAACACAAATTTTTAACTAAGCTGTGTATCCTAAGCAAAGACTGTCTAAGTTCTAAATAGGGTGTCTTATTTGTCTGCCTCTGAACAGAAAACCAGGGCTAACTTTATTTTGGAATGGTCCAGAATGGTGTGTCAGTACCTGTTTAGACTGGTTGTCTACAGAACATGCCATCGTATCATTTCCAGCCACATCCAGAATTTGTGCGGTTCCAGaactttttttcctataaaattggccttgctgaaaacaaacacatttctggCGAGAATGCTTTGAGAACTTCAGTGTTTTGATAAAGCAGTGTTATTCTTAGCCTCATGTATTCGGAAGTTACAAATTCTATCTCAATCTTCCTTAAGCATGTAACTTCCCAGACAGATTTCATCACTTTAAATGAAGAGTTCAGTTGATCAAAGCTATGTTCTGCTTCCCCCATTATTTCTACTGATACAGGTAATTTTTGAGGCTCTCCCAATCATGCAATCACTTGCTTGTACCCTATTTTGATTTCAGCACATATTGGTTTTAAATCTTCAAGGTCACTTTTTTCTAGGAATTTTATTCTTCTTAATCTCATTTCAGTTCCCCCTATTGCTAGTCACCCTAACACACTCTTTCTTTGTCATGGGCATAGtcagcattttctgcttctttgtatAGACACTTTACACCATCAGAGATCATGAACAAAAGCTCGACTTCAGCCTGTCAGCCACAACAGGAGAAACTGGTTAGTGGCTCCAGCCAGTTTGATAATGACTTTGTGGCTATGATTTGGTCTCCTTATTGACATCACAAAGAAACCAAGGTCTAAATGGGAATAGAGAATAACTGAAATGATTCACAGCTGTAAATCCTGAGTTATGGGTGAAGCATTTCAGGATGACATTTCAGAGAAGATTACAGTGTTGGGCCACCACTTCATGAATGTCTCAAGTGCTAAAGAGTAAATGCATACAGAAATTCAGACTTCCtagaactatttattttaatgcctCACAAAAGAACATACAGGTGAGTGTGTTGAACTGTATAGCAGAACCTGTGTGGTACATACCCACCCAAACTCAGACTTTTACCATAGGCCAGGCAGTGGCTAGTTAGAGTCTTCTGGCAGTCTTGCAGTGGTCATTAATCCAGACAATTGTAtggggtttgtgtggcaaggttttggtagcagggggggctgcaggggtggcttctgtgagaagacaccagaagctgtcACCATGTTGGACATAGTGAGTTCCAGCTGGCTctaagacagacctgctgctggccaaggctgagccaatcagtgatggtggaagcacctctgtgataacatatttaagaaggggaaaaaactgctgcgcaacagcagctgggagagaggagtgagaatatgtgagagaaacaactatgcagacaccaaggtcagtgaagaaggaggaggaggaggtgatccaggtgctggagcagagattcccctgcagcccttggggaagaccatggtgatgcaggctgtccacctgcagtccatggaggactccatgccagagcaggtggatgcacccaaaggaggctgtgacccccatggagagcccgcactggagcaagctcctggcaggacctgtgaccccatggagaggagctcacgctggagcaggtcttctggcaggacttgtgatcccatgggggacccatgctggaacagtctgttcctgaaggactgcaccccgtggaaaggacccactctggagcagtttgtgaagaactgcagcctgtgggcaGGACCCACATtgaagaagttcatggaggactgtctcttgtgggagggaccccatgctggagcaggagaagagtgtgaggaggaaggagcggcagagacaacgtgtgatgaactgactgaaacccccattcctcatccccctgtgccactcggggggaggaggtagagaatttgggagtgaagttgagcctgggaagaagggaggggtgggggaaaggtgttttaagatttggttttatttctcgttatcctactctgatttgattggcaataaattaaattaattttctcaagtcgagtctgttttgcctgtgacagtaattggtgagtgatctctccctgtccttatctcgacccatgagcctttcgttatattttctctcccctgtccagctgaggagggggagtgatagagtggcttggtgggcacctggcatccaaccaaggtcaatccaccacaacaataatctttcatttcagtatgCAGGGAAATGGTATGCCCTAGCCAAGAAGGATCCAGAAGGTCTTTTCCTTCAGGACAATATCTCTGCTGAATACAGTGTTGAGGAAGATGGCACAATGACAGCATCTTCCAAAGGCCGAGTGAAACTTTTTGGGTAAGTAAGCGTGTGCTCAACTCCTAACTCTAGCCGATGACATGATGTACTAAAGAAATGGTGTGAATGGTGGTTTATCCTGAGTGCACAACATGACTGAGTTGCTGTTATCAAGAAGACAAGCCCGATAAAATTAATACCTTAGAGGCCAAAGGTGATTGAGTCCTGGGTTAGTTCTCAGTCTAGTTCTGGTCTAGGCCCATGATAAAACTATTGTATAATTGCCAATTCAATGATAAAGTAAAATCTTTAATGATAGACTGGTAAAGCAAATAAACTGGAATAAAAAGAGGGAAGCCAGTGTAGCCCGTGAGAAGGTGAGTAGCTCAACAGGTTTGAGGGAAGGAAATGAGTGTAAATGAGTGTTACATTAGTGGATCTTTCAATGTGGTATTGTTTAGACTTCTTTGGAAAATACTCAATTAGCTCTTGGATACTTTTGTGAGACTTGAATAGGCAGATAGAACTCCCTTGGTGACGGCTACTATAAGGGATTACATGTGAAGGGATTAAGTGGTTTTCTGGGTATagatagagaagaaaaacagagacttTCTACAGGCTAATACTAACTCTGCTGCTATTCAGTGTTAACTAACCAAAATATTTAACTGGATGAATAATGGAGTAAAGCAGGCTGCCCTGAACCTTAGGTTTAATAGCAAAGCACTCTAGGATATTTTGAGACAAGGCGAAATGAAGCTGAACAGATATGGCATACAATGTATGTGGGAAGAATACTCAAATGATTTGTGTATTTCTGAATGGCCTCTTCAGAAATCATGCAGGATCTCAAGGGATGTCATTACAGGTTCTGGGTGATTTGTGCTGATATGGCTGCTCAGTATACAGTACCTGACCCAACCACTCCAGCAAAAATGTATATGACATACCAGGGCCTGGCTAGCTACCTGTCCAGTGGTGGTGAGtgaatttcttcttccttctgggGTCAATCTATAGTTTATGGTTGCCCAAACTTGTGTATTTCAGTATATGAGCAGTCAAAACAGCTGAGCTCAAATTGTTCCAAATTGAGACAAAGCATCCTTGGAGGGGGAAGCTTTTTCCAAGATTTTTATCTCCACAGAAGGGGTAGGATTCAGAAATTCCCCAGGGACCCTACCTATCCACCAGTTTAGTTAACAAGGAAGACACAGCTTAGAGATAGCTGACATTGCAAATAAGCTTTGTACAGCTGAGCACTGTGTTGAACCTAGGGAAGCAATTCTTCCTGGACTCCCTGAAT from Mycteria americana isolate JAX WOST 10 ecotype Jacksonville Zoo and Gardens chromosome W unlocalized genomic scaffold, USCA_MyAme_1.0 Scaffold_33, whole genome shotgun sequence includes the following:
- the LOC142403076 gene encoding purpurin-like — protein: MKYAQYVFLALLFSTVEYSLAQTCTVESFSVKDNFDPKRYAGKWYALAKKDPEGLFLQDNISAEYSVEEDGTMTASSKGRVKLFGFWVICADMAAQYTVPDPTTPAKMYMTYQGLASYLSSGGDNYWVIDTDYDNYAITYACRSLKEDGSCDDGYSLIFSRNPHGLPPAIQRILRQKQEEICMSGQFQPVLQSGTFSYLNALE